A stretch of Nonomuraea africana DNA encodes these proteins:
- a CDS encoding methylated-DNA--[protein]-cysteine S-methyltransferase yields MTIYTTTGGPLGPLLLTGFKSADGVRLTSLTFATAVRPEWTEDAAAFAEITDRLRAYFDGDLRRFDLPHAVTGTPFQEKVWSAVDDIPYGTTTTYGELAERIGAPRDRIRAVGAAIGANPLLIIRPCHRVIGATGSLTGYAGGLERKRLLLTHEGALQPLFG; encoded by the coding sequence ATGACGATCTACACCACGACCGGCGGCCCGCTGGGCCCGCTGCTGCTGACCGGATTCAAGAGCGCCGACGGCGTACGGCTGACGTCGCTGACGTTCGCCACCGCCGTTCGGCCCGAGTGGACCGAGGACGCGGCGGCGTTCGCCGAGATCACCGACCGGCTGCGCGCGTACTTCGACGGCGACCTGCGGCGCTTCGACCTGCCGCACGCCGTCACGGGCACCCCGTTCCAGGAGAAGGTCTGGAGCGCGGTGGACGACATCCCCTACGGCACCACGACCACCTACGGGGAGCTCGCCGAGCGGATCGGTGCGCCCAGGGACCGCATCCGCGCCGTCGGCGCGGCGATCGGCGCCAACCCGCTGCTGATCATAAGGCCCTGCCACCGCGTGATCGGCGCGACGGGCTCACTGACCGGATACGCGGGAGGGCTGGAGCGCAAGCGGCTCCTGCTCACCCACGAGGGAGCCCTCCAGCCCCTGTTCGGGTGA
- a CDS encoding NAD-dependent protein deacetylase gives MVRALAFHMLVDLVGDGGVVVLSGAGLSTESGIPDYRGETGRRRRAEPMTYQTFVGSAAARQRYWARSHLGWRHIAHAAWNAGHRAVAQLQSMGLVGGIITQNVDGLHQAAGAEQVVELHGSLHRVVCLSCGERTSREWLDQRLRAANPGWGGAADVINPDGDAVLADDQVGSFEIVDCASCGGLLKPDVIFFGENVPRPRVARCYELAEHAGLLLVLGSSLTVMSGYRFVRRAAEHGIPVVIVNQGPTRGDDDAHLALDAPLGPTLTALLAELGS, from the coding sequence ATGGTCCGTGCGCTCGCGTTCCACATGCTGGTCGATCTCGTCGGCGACGGCGGGGTGGTGGTCCTGAGCGGGGCCGGGCTCTCGACGGAGTCGGGCATCCCCGACTACCGGGGCGAGACGGGCCGCAGGCGCAGGGCGGAGCCGATGACCTACCAGACGTTCGTCGGCAGCGCGGCCGCCCGGCAGCGGTACTGGGCCCGCAGTCACCTGGGCTGGCGGCACATCGCGCACGCCGCGTGGAACGCCGGTCACCGCGCCGTCGCGCAGTTGCAGTCCATGGGCCTGGTCGGCGGGATCATCACCCAGAACGTGGACGGCCTGCACCAGGCCGCAGGCGCCGAGCAGGTGGTCGAGCTGCACGGCAGCCTGCACCGCGTGGTCTGCCTGTCCTGCGGTGAGCGCACCTCGCGCGAGTGGCTCGACCAGCGGCTGCGCGCGGCCAACCCGGGCTGGGGAGGCGCCGCGGACGTCATCAACCCCGACGGTGACGCCGTCCTCGCCGACGACCAGGTCGGTTCGTTCGAGATCGTCGACTGCGCGAGCTGCGGCGGCCTGCTCAAGCCCGACGTGATCTTCTTCGGCGAGAACGTGCCGCGCCCCCGCGTCGCCCGGTGCTACGAGCTGGCCGAGCACGCCGGCCTGCTGCTGGTGCTGGGCTCCTCGCTGACCGTGATGTCCGGCTACCGGTTCGTCCGCCGGGCCGCCGAGCACGGCATCCCCGTCGTCATCGTCAACCAGGGGCCGACGCGCGGCGACGACGACGCCCACCTGGCTCTCGACGCCCCGCTCGGCCCCACCCTCACCGCGCTGCTCGCGGAGCTCGGTTCATAG
- a CDS encoding bifunctional cytochrome P450/NADPH--P450 reductase produces MKVIPAPQGLPLLGNTLQVPAHAPALHFEEVAKRYDEGIFQLELVGRRVVFVYDPDLVAEVSDETRFYKGIDPPLSTVRDFAGDGLFTARHDEPVWGHAHRILMPAFSQRSMKAYFPQMLEVAEQLTESWAGRQGQDLPVTDDMTRLTLDTISLTGFGYRFRSFDSPELHPFLLAMGGALTEAMLRLQQLPIVTRLRRKQEVAYRDDISVMQELVDDVIRRRRAEGGGAKDLLGLMLEASDPQTGERLSDENIRNQVLTFLIAGHETTSGLLSFALYNLLRDPHALARAYDEVDRLLPGDEPPTYETIMKLEVIPRILEETLRVWSPIPAYGVNAYEDTTIGGYPVPKNQKIVVLLPSLHHHPKAWERPEEFDIDRWLPENKKKHHPAAYKPFGNGERACIGRQFALTEARLALAMILRRFAVSDPAVYRMEIKQTLTLKPDGFTIRVRERRPHERSTVHEQPAEQAEQHDIAVTGVPLTVAYGSNLGTCADIAERLAERAGRSGFATTLTSLDDMEPPAEGLLLVVASSYNGRAPDNAQRFDAMADLPDLSGVRLAVLGCGNTQWPTYQDFPRRAFDKLTAAGAVPLVERGEADADGDFDGDVSAWTAKLWAALAAEYSASAAEAGPRYEMEVLTEAEVRPAVVSDRAVPLTVVSNEELTGDPSGLWDFSLEQPRPGVRSIVAELPEGVAYEAGDHLAVFAKNDPELVEWALRCLRVPRDRVVRLRAHGHTHLPVDIPVTAGLLLTDFAELQEVATRSDLEALAAHTGCPWTKGRLAALTADYAEEVLAKRLSVLTLLELFPAVELPLPVFLELAGPIRPRYYSISSSPLAEPGRVRITVGLVEGPAWSGGGAYRGMCSAYLAGLGEGDVFYGYIRVPAPPFRLPDDPATPVILVGPGTGFAPLRGFLEQRALTGAAGRAEVFTGCRHPEHDLLYKEELEAWAAAGEVRVHTAFSAVQGHPYRFVQDAVAAQADAVWELLEQGAHVYVCGDGLRMAPAVRQALLAIHRERSDGDAEAWLAGLEAAGRYQQDVFA; encoded by the coding sequence ATGAAGGTGATTCCGGCCCCGCAAGGTCTGCCGTTGCTCGGCAACACGCTGCAGGTTCCCGCGCACGCGCCCGCCCTGCATTTCGAGGAGGTCGCGAAGAGGTACGACGAGGGGATCTTCCAGCTCGAGCTGGTCGGCCGCCGCGTGGTGTTCGTCTACGACCCCGACCTGGTCGCCGAGGTCAGCGACGAGACCCGCTTCTACAAGGGCATCGACCCGCCGCTGAGCACGGTCCGCGACTTCGCCGGCGACGGCCTGTTCACCGCCAGGCACGACGAGCCGGTCTGGGGCCACGCGCACCGCATCCTGATGCCGGCCTTCAGCCAGCGCTCGATGAAGGCGTACTTCCCGCAGATGCTGGAGGTGGCCGAGCAGCTGACCGAGTCGTGGGCCGGCCGCCAGGGGCAGGACCTGCCGGTGACGGACGACATGACGAGACTGACCCTCGACACGATCTCGCTCACCGGGTTCGGCTACCGGTTCCGCTCCTTCGACTCCCCCGAGCTGCACCCGTTCCTGCTGGCGATGGGCGGTGCACTGACCGAGGCCATGCTCCGCCTCCAGCAGCTGCCGATCGTCACCAGGCTCAGGCGCAAGCAGGAGGTGGCCTACCGCGACGACATCTCCGTCATGCAGGAGCTGGTCGACGACGTGATCAGGCGGCGCCGCGCCGAGGGCGGCGGCGCGAAGGACCTGCTCGGCCTCATGCTGGAGGCGTCCGACCCGCAGACGGGCGAGCGGCTGTCGGACGAGAACATCCGCAACCAGGTCCTGACCTTCCTCATCGCGGGTCACGAGACCACCAGCGGCCTGCTCTCCTTCGCCCTCTACAACCTGCTGCGCGACCCGCACGCGCTGGCCAGGGCCTACGACGAGGTCGACAGGCTGCTGCCGGGCGACGAGCCGCCCACCTACGAGACGATCATGAAGCTCGAGGTGATCCCGCGCATCCTCGAGGAGACGCTGCGGGTCTGGTCCCCGATCCCCGCCTACGGCGTGAACGCCTACGAGGACACCACGATCGGCGGCTACCCGGTGCCGAAGAACCAGAAGATCGTCGTGCTGCTGCCGTCGCTCCATCACCATCCCAAGGCGTGGGAGCGGCCCGAGGAGTTCGACATCGACCGCTGGCTGCCCGAGAACAAGAAGAAGCACCACCCCGCCGCCTACAAGCCGTTCGGCAACGGCGAGCGGGCCTGCATCGGCCGCCAGTTCGCGCTCACCGAGGCCAGGCTGGCGCTGGCGATGATCCTGCGCCGCTTCGCCGTCTCCGACCCCGCCGTCTACCGGATGGAGATCAAGCAGACGCTCACGCTCAAGCCCGACGGCTTCACGATCAGGGTGCGCGAGCGCCGGCCGCACGAGCGTTCCACCGTCCACGAGCAGCCCGCCGAGCAGGCCGAGCAGCACGACATCGCGGTGACGGGCGTGCCGCTCACCGTCGCCTACGGCTCCAACCTCGGCACCTGCGCCGACATCGCCGAACGGCTGGCCGAGCGGGCCGGCAGGTCGGGCTTCGCGACCACGCTGACCAGCCTGGACGACATGGAGCCGCCGGCTGAGGGGCTGCTGCTGGTGGTGGCCTCCTCCTACAACGGCAGGGCGCCCGACAACGCCCAGCGCTTCGACGCCATGGCGGACCTGCCCGACCTGTCAGGCGTACGGCTGGCGGTGCTCGGTTGCGGCAACACCCAGTGGCCCACCTACCAGGACTTCCCCCGCCGCGCCTTCGACAAGCTCACGGCCGCCGGAGCCGTGCCGCTGGTCGAGCGCGGCGAGGCGGACGCCGACGGCGACTTCGACGGCGACGTCTCGGCGTGGACGGCGAAGCTGTGGGCGGCGCTGGCGGCGGAGTACAGCGCGTCGGCCGCCGAGGCCGGGCCGCGCTACGAGATGGAGGTCCTGACGGAGGCCGAGGTGCGGCCCGCCGTGGTGTCGGACCGGGCCGTCCCGCTGACCGTGGTCTCCAACGAGGAGCTGACCGGCGACCCGTCGGGCCTGTGGGACTTCTCGCTGGAGCAGCCCAGGCCAGGGGTACGCTCGATCGTGGCCGAGCTCCCCGAGGGCGTGGCGTACGAGGCGGGCGACCACCTGGCGGTCTTCGCCAAGAACGACCCCGAGCTGGTGGAGTGGGCGCTGCGGTGCCTGCGCGTCCCCCGCGACAGGGTGGTGCGGCTGCGCGCCCACGGCCACACGCACCTGCCGGTGGACATCCCGGTGACGGCGGGCCTGCTGCTCACCGACTTCGCCGAGCTGCAGGAGGTGGCCACCCGCTCGGACCTGGAGGCGCTGGCGGCGCACACCGGCTGCCCCTGGACCAAGGGCCGGCTGGCGGCGCTGACCGCCGACTACGCCGAGGAGGTGCTCGCCAAGCGGCTGTCGGTGCTCACGCTGCTGGAGCTCTTTCCCGCCGTGGAGCTGCCGCTGCCGGTCTTCCTCGAGCTCGCGGGGCCGATCAGGCCGCGCTACTACTCGATCTCCTCCTCGCCGCTGGCCGAGCCGGGCCGGGTGCGCATCACGGTCGGACTGGTGGAAGGGCCCGCGTGGTCGGGCGGCGGCGCCTACCGCGGCATGTGCTCGGCCTACCTGGCGGGGCTGGGCGAGGGCGACGTGTTCTACGGCTACATCAGGGTGCCCGCGCCGCCGTTCAGGCTGCCTGACGACCCGGCCACGCCGGTCATCCTGGTCGGGCCGGGCACCGGGTTCGCCCCGCTGCGCGGCTTCCTGGAGCAGCGGGCGCTGACGGGCGCCGCCGGCCGGGCCGAGGTGTTCACCGGGTGCCGCCATCCCGAGCACGACCTGCTTTACAAGGAGGAGCTCGAGGCGTGGGCCGCGGCGGGAGAGGTGCGGGTGCACACGGCCTTCTCCGCGGTTCAGGGGCATCCCTACCGGTTCGTCCAGGACGCCGTCGCGGCGCAGGCCGACGCGGTGTGGGAGCTGCTCGAGCAGGGCGCGCACGTCTACGTCTGCGGCGACGGTCTGCGGATGGCGCCCGCCGTACGTCAGGCGCTGCTCGCGATCCATCGAGAGAGGTCGGACGGCGACGCGGAGGCGTGGCTGGCGGGGCTCGAGGCCGCGGGCCGCTATCAGCAAGACGTCTTCGCCTGA
- a CDS encoding serine hydrolase, translated as MVKSLARRLDDLCETQPFHTGWSLLDLDTGARAARSGARQVPSASTRKVAVMMAVLRAVHEGELDLAQRVTIDARYRDRVFTGSLQHLEPGLSLSLREAVTLMIILSDNLCTAHVIDLIGLDAVNDLCDAAGLTGTRHRHALIPPLAPDHPVDASNVTTPDDQARLLELVVRGAAGEDTPLGCPKELCSLALDVLRGQQFRDALPALLPPGTEIAHKSGVGWRDVSDAGVFYADGRPRYVLAVYTDEIPAVLPDGLPGVSRARAHIATLSRACWEEMQP; from the coding sequence ATGGTGAAGTCGCTGGCGCGGCGTCTCGACGATCTGTGCGAGACGCAGCCCTTCCATACCGGCTGGTCGTTGCTCGATCTCGACACGGGCGCCCGGGCCGCGCGTTCGGGCGCGCGGCAGGTCCCCTCGGCCAGCACCCGCAAGGTCGCCGTCATGATGGCGGTGCTGCGCGCGGTGCACGAGGGCGAGCTGGACCTGGCTCAGCGGGTCACCATCGACGCGCGCTACCGCGACCGCGTCTTCACCGGATCGCTCCAGCACCTGGAGCCAGGACTGTCCCTGTCGCTGCGCGAGGCGGTCACATTGATGATCATCTTGAGCGACAACCTCTGCACCGCCCACGTCATCGACCTGATCGGGCTGGATGCGGTCAACGACCTGTGTGACGCGGCGGGCCTGACCGGCACCCGCCATCGCCACGCGCTGATTCCCCCACTGGCCCCCGACCATCCGGTGGACGCGAGCAACGTCACGACGCCCGACGACCAGGCTCGCCTGCTCGAACTGGTCGTCAGGGGCGCGGCGGGCGAGGACACCCCCCTCGGCTGCCCGAAGGAGCTGTGCTCCCTCGCCCTCGACGTCCTGCGCGGCCAGCAGTTCCGCGACGCGCTGCCCGCGCTGCTGCCACCGGGAACCGAGATCGCGCACAAGAGCGGGGTCGGCTGGCGGGACGTGAGCGACGCCGGCGTCTTCTACGCCGACGGCCGGCCCCGCTACGTCCTCGCCGTCTACACCGACGAGATCCCCGCCGTCCTGCCGGACGGACTGCCGGGTGTCTCCAGGGCGCGAGCCCACATCGCCACTCTCAGCCGGGCGTGCTGGGAGGAGATGCAGCCGTGA
- a CDS encoding ABC transporter substrate-binding protein: MTRLTRRFAAASLAVLTACAVSAACGGASRPASQGTAGAGGAVLRFAYTAFPSTLDPHKASTAWDELYILPIYDRLVTIKPDGQIAPMIAESWRKDGEKIVFTIRSGARFHDGAALDAEAVRANLDRAVNGKGSTAKPLLKMIESVTASAGTVTIAFTGSEQDLLTALAHRGGALISPKAFDKPDLDRAPVGSGPYQVTTYRRDDRVVYQPFANYYDKSAQRLGGLEMSFVNEDDTRLNGVRSGQYDATLIRPEQVDTARDAGLKVNEFLTGLVYQLNLNTSRSKFADQRVRQALNHAIDRRAITEKLLLNSCRPTVQPAPSGHWAHEPSLESAYLYDPAQAKRLLAEAGVGGGFSFTALVWNNTAFVQLAEALQDQFKAVGVDMRLRPMSADQSIDLYQNRGEADALVSQIGAAAADPRLITQQDYLKGGLNNPGDLSVPEIEKLAEQVATVTDRSVQQQSYREIVKLAADTAYNVPICNRKLYFATNDKVRDFDKLLTGYDDIRVVGMG, encoded by the coding sequence ATGACACGTCTGACCCGCCGCTTCGCCGCGGCCTCCCTGGCCGTGCTGACCGCCTGCGCCGTGAGCGCGGCGTGCGGGGGCGCGAGCAGGCCCGCTTCCCAGGGGACGGCGGGAGCGGGCGGCGCCGTGTTGCGCTTCGCCTACACCGCCTTCCCCTCGACGCTCGACCCGCACAAGGCCTCGACCGCCTGGGACGAGCTGTACATCCTGCCCATCTACGACCGCCTGGTCACCATCAAGCCCGACGGCCAGATAGCCCCCATGATCGCCGAATCGTGGCGGAAGGACGGCGAGAAGATCGTCTTCACGATCCGCTCAGGAGCGCGCTTCCACGACGGCGCGGCGCTGGACGCCGAGGCGGTGCGCGCCAACCTCGACCGCGCCGTCAACGGCAAGGGCTCCACGGCCAAGCCGCTGCTGAAGATGATCGAGTCGGTGACGGCGTCCGCCGGCACAGTGACGATCGCCTTCACCGGCTCCGAGCAGGACCTGCTCACCGCCCTGGCCCACCGGGGCGGGGCGCTGATCAGCCCGAAGGCCTTCGACAAGCCCGACCTCGACCGCGCGCCCGTGGGCTCGGGCCCCTACCAGGTCACCACCTACCGCAGGGACGACCGCGTCGTCTACCAGCCGTTCGCGAACTACTACGACAAGAGCGCGCAGCGGCTCGGCGGCCTGGAGATGTCGTTCGTCAACGAGGACGACACCCGCCTGAACGGCGTGCGCTCCGGGCAGTACGACGCCACGCTCATCCGCCCCGAACAGGTCGACACCGCCCGTGACGCCGGACTGAAGGTCAACGAGTTCCTCACCGGGCTGGTCTACCAGCTCAACCTCAACACCTCCAGGTCGAAATTCGCCGACCAGCGGGTACGGCAGGCGCTCAACCACGCCATCGACCGCCGCGCCATCACCGAGAAACTGCTGCTGAACTCCTGCCGGCCCACGGTCCAGCCGGCCCCCTCCGGGCACTGGGCGCACGAGCCGTCACTGGAGTCGGCCTACCTCTACGACCCCGCCCAGGCCAAGCGCCTGCTGGCCGAGGCCGGGGTGGGCGGCGGCTTCTCCTTCACCGCGCTGGTGTGGAACAACACCGCCTTCGTCCAGCTCGCCGAGGCGCTCCAGGACCAGTTCAAGGCGGTCGGCGTGGACATGAGGCTGCGGCCCATGAGCGCCGACCAGTCGATCGACCTCTACCAGAACCGCGGCGAGGCCGACGCCCTGGTCAGCCAGATCGGCGCGGCGGCCGCCGACCCTCGTCTGATCACCCAGCAGGACTACCTGAAGGGCGGTCTCAACAACCCGGGCGACCTCAGCGTTCCCGAGATCGAGAAGCTGGCCGAGCAGGTCGCCACCGTCACCGACAGGAGCGTCCAGCAGCAGAGCTACCGCGAGATCGTCAAGCTCGCCGCCGACACCGCGTACAACGTGCCCATCTGCAACCGCAAGCTCTACTTCGCCACCAACGACAAGGTGCGAGACTTCGACAAGCTGCTCACCGGCTACGACGACATCCGCGTCGTGGGCATGGGCTGA
- a CDS encoding LacI family DNA-binding transcriptional regulator, whose protein sequence is MASQPRPRIRDVAEVAGVSATTVSHVLNGKGRVDAATRARVTAAAERLGYRPNSNAKGLRSGRADTIGLLLPVGADLEQAHHVLAVEFYLTLAMNTVEAAFEHDQALLQLPPLRGLDDLRRFSVDGGIVVDPLPLDTRVAMFNELGVPVVTIGRDILRTQDPWWVAADSAGSTGMVLDHLAEAGARRIAMLSVDIGWSWFADAQQTYREWAGRRGIEPILVLARPDKLESSAVAAAAEVLDHRPDAVYVPPQWLASGLLRVARERGVDVPGDLLVSVGVDSHLARTSEPPLTAVDLDPASTARQAVDLLIHRIEGGEPAGPRLIPTTLHSRASSLRTPGAAHRP, encoded by the coding sequence ATGGCCTCACAACCACGTCCGCGGATCCGTGACGTCGCAGAGGTGGCGGGCGTGTCGGCGACGACGGTGTCGCACGTGCTCAACGGCAAGGGCAGGGTCGACGCGGCCACGCGCGCCCGGGTGACCGCCGCCGCCGAGCGCCTGGGCTACCGGCCCAACAGCAACGCCAAGGGGCTGCGTTCGGGGCGGGCCGACACCATCGGGTTGCTGCTGCCGGTCGGGGCCGATCTGGAGCAGGCGCATCACGTGCTCGCCGTGGAGTTCTACCTGACGCTCGCGATGAACACCGTCGAGGCGGCGTTCGAGCACGACCAGGCGCTGCTGCAGCTCCCTCCCCTGCGCGGCCTCGACGACCTGCGCCGCTTCAGCGTGGACGGGGGCATCGTGGTGGACCCGCTGCCCCTCGACACCAGGGTCGCGATGTTCAACGAGCTGGGTGTGCCCGTCGTGACCATCGGCAGGGACATCCTGCGCACGCAGGATCCGTGGTGGGTGGCGGCCGACAGCGCAGGCAGCACGGGCATGGTGCTCGACCACCTGGCCGAGGCGGGGGCGCGGCGCATTGCCATGCTCTCGGTGGACATCGGGTGGTCCTGGTTCGCCGACGCCCAGCAGACCTACAGGGAGTGGGCCGGCCGCAGGGGCATCGAGCCGATCCTGGTGCTGGCGCGGCCGGACAAGCTCGAGAGCAGCGCGGTCGCCGCCGCCGCCGAAGTCCTCGACCACCGCCCCGACGCCGTCTACGTGCCGCCGCAGTGGCTGGCGTCAGGGCTGCTGCGGGTGGCGAGGGAGCGCGGGGTCGACGTTCCCGGCGACCTGCTCGTCTCCGTCGGTGTCGACAGCCATCTGGCCCGCACCAGCGAGCCGCCGCTCACCGCCGTCGACCTCGACCCCGCGAGTACGGCGCGGCAGGCCGTCGATCTCCTCATCCACCGCATCGAGGGCGGCGAGCCGGCCGGGCCCCGCCTCATCCCCACCACCCTTCATTCGAGGGCCTCGAGCCTCCGGACCCCGGGAGCCGCCCACCGGCCGTAG
- a CDS encoding 2OG-Fe(II) oxygenase: MLNTDGWAQEMDAYGCAPTGPLLTEGQCREISGLYDDVTRFRSTVDMERFRFGRGQYRYFARPFPDLVEELRRTLYPLLLPIARDWAARLGQPAPWPDSLDEWLERCHAAGQTKPTPILLRYREGDWNALHRDLYGDLVFPLQVVIGLDRPGDDYDGGEFLLVEQRPRAQSRGTVTLLQQGHGLVFTTRDRPVRSARGWSAAPVRHGVSTVRRGLRHTLGLVFHDAA, from the coding sequence ATGCTGAATACAGACGGCTGGGCGCAGGAGATGGACGCCTACGGGTGCGCGCCCACGGGCCCGCTCCTCACGGAAGGCCAGTGCCGCGAGATCTCCGGACTCTACGACGACGTCACACGTTTCAGGTCGACCGTCGACATGGAGCGCTTCAGGTTCGGCCGGGGCCAGTACCGCTACTTCGCCAGGCCCTTCCCCGACCTGGTCGAGGAGCTGCGCCGGACGCTCTACCCGCTGCTGCTGCCGATCGCCAGGGACTGGGCGGCCAGGCTGGGGCAGCCCGCCCCCTGGCCCGACAGCCTGGACGAGTGGCTGGAGAGGTGCCACGCGGCCGGACAGACCAAGCCCACCCCGATCCTGCTGCGCTACCGGGAAGGCGACTGGAACGCCCTGCACCGCGACCTGTACGGGGACCTGGTCTTCCCGCTGCAGGTCGTGATCGGGCTCGACCGGCCCGGCGACGACTACGACGGTGGCGAGTTCCTGCTGGTGGAGCAGCGTCCGCGCGCGCAGTCACGCGGCACGGTGACGCTGCTGCAGCAGGGTCACGGGCTGGTCTTCACCACCCGCGACAGGCCGGTGCGCTCGGCCCGCGGCTGGTCGGCCGCGCCCGTACGGCATGGCGTGAGCACCGTGCGGCGGGGCCTGCGGCACACGCTCGGCCTGGTCTTCCACGACGCCGCCTGA
- a CDS encoding TetR/AcrR family transcriptional regulator gives MAVNARRGTPLTLQEILGAALRLIDAGGVESLSMRKLAAELDVNPMSLYHHVANKTELVRQLCLNVAPLLQLPPDDGAPWPDQLRALAHAYRRLTREHPWLWRYVQSHPEVIEHREGGLWDVLGRILRAAAVPEDEIERMAEVLHAFVSGFVQAEHIGHIADEETELAFGTAIDLIVAGLRHYR, from the coding sequence ATGGCAGTGAACGCACGGCGGGGCACGCCCCTGACCCTCCAGGAGATCCTCGGTGCCGCGTTGCGGCTGATCGACGCGGGCGGGGTGGAGTCGCTGTCCATGCGCAAGCTCGCCGCCGAGCTCGACGTCAACCCGATGTCGCTCTACCACCACGTGGCCAACAAGACGGAGCTGGTCAGGCAGCTCTGCCTGAATGTGGCCCCCCTGCTCCAGCTGCCGCCCGACGACGGCGCCCCGTGGCCCGACCAGCTGCGCGCGCTGGCCCACGCCTACCGCAGGCTGACCCGCGAGCATCCCTGGCTGTGGCGGTACGTGCAGAGCCATCCCGAGGTGATCGAGCACAGGGAGGGCGGCCTCTGGGACGTGCTCGGCCGGATCCTGCGGGCGGCCGCGGTGCCCGAGGACGAGATCGAGCGCATGGCGGAGGTGCTGCACGCCTTCGTCTCGGGCTTCGTGCAGGCCGAGCACATCGGCCACATCGCCGACGAGGAGACCGAGCTCGCCTTCGGCACCGCGATCGACCTGATCGTCGCCGGCCTGCGCCACTACCGCTGA
- a CDS encoding SAM-dependent methyltransferase encodes MERDEQVPQAIDPNTPSVARMYDYYLGGKDNFPADREAAEKIIQLVPTIKQIARDNRDFLIRVVRTLAAAGIRQFIDIGAGLPTRQNVHEVALEAAPDSRIVYVDNDPIVLVHARALLADSPQTAVVRADLRDPASILDAPEVRAHIDFTRPVAVLLFAILHFVPDDKEAEEIVSRLRAPLVGGSHLALSHSYAGDMTGEALSSGRSVYRPATSGSLTPRSAEQVGAYFEGLDLLEPGVVPIDAWRPEWPDVEPDFGRPSLLGGVARIR; translated from the coding sequence GTGGAGCGCGACGAGCAGGTACCGCAGGCCATCGACCCGAACACGCCCAGCGTGGCGCGGATGTACGACTACTACCTGGGCGGCAAGGACAACTTCCCCGCCGACAGGGAGGCCGCGGAGAAGATCATCCAGCTCGTCCCGACGATCAAACAGATCGCCCGCGACAACCGCGACTTCCTGATCAGGGTCGTCCGCACGCTGGCCGCGGCGGGCATCCGCCAGTTCATCGACATCGGCGCGGGGCTGCCCACCCGGCAGAACGTCCACGAGGTGGCCCTGGAGGCGGCGCCCGACTCGAGGATCGTCTACGTCGACAACGACCCGATCGTGCTCGTGCACGCCAGGGCGCTGCTCGCGGACAGCCCGCAGACCGCCGTGGTGCGCGCGGACCTGCGCGACCCCGCCTCGATTCTCGACGCGCCCGAGGTGCGGGCCCATATCGACTTCACCCGGCCGGTCGCCGTGCTGCTGTTCGCGATCCTCCACTTCGTCCCCGACGACAAGGAGGCCGAGGAGATCGTCTCGAGGCTCCGCGCCCCGCTGGTCGGCGGCAGCCACCTGGCCCTGTCCCACAGCTACGCGGGCGACATGACGGGCGAGGCGCTCAGCAGCGGCCGGTCGGTCTACCGCCCGGCGACCAGCGGCTCGCTCACCCCCCGGTCGGCCGAGCAGGTCGGCGCCTACTTCGAGGGCCTCGACCTGCTGGAGCCCGGCGTGGTGCCGATCGACGCGTGGCGTCCCGAGTGGCCCGACGTCGAGCCCGACTTCGGCAGGCCCAGCCTGCTCGGCGGCGTCGCCAGGATCAGGTAA